One Panthera leo isolate Ple1 chromosome B1, P.leo_Ple1_pat1.1, whole genome shotgun sequence DNA window includes the following coding sequences:
- the LOC122217731 gene encoding putative tripartite motif-containing protein 75 — protein MAVSSALAGLQAEANCPICLDYLRDPVTTECGHNFCRCCIQQSWADLSDRFPCPVCRHSCRETHLRSNTQLGRVIDIAKLLHISRSKRKRRDERHLCERHNRVLTLFCEEDLQVLCPACVRPPDHQGHWVRPVEEAASHHRQRLGSYIEPLKKQVADIQKLISIQSKKPLELKEKVENQKLELLSEFECLKQFLDRDQAAVLSRLADEEKDIQQKLSANITAFSNYISTLKGLLSKVVENSVLSEVELLSQIKHFYKKSEDEISPSIFSIQLRREGCSFPPQYSALQKIIKKFGVDVILDPETAHPNLIVSEDKKDVRFAKRKQNVPYFPKRFTTNTVVLGFPYFYSGRHFWEVEVGDKSEWAVGICRDSLPTKARRSLSAWQGCWRLQLQGDRYNAVGAVPTLLLLDVKPRGIGIFLDYELGEISFYNITEKSHIYTFTDTFTRPLRPYFYVGPDSKPLRICTGTDCE, from the coding sequence ATGGCAGTGTCATCAGCCCTGGCAGGACTCCAGGCCGAAGCCAACTGCCCCATCTGTCTGGACTACCTGAGAGACCCCGTCACCACCGAATGTGGGCACAACTTCTGTCGCTGCTGCATCCAGCAATCCTGGGCTGATCTCAGCGACAGGTTCCCTTGCCCCGTCTGCCGTCACTCATGTCGAGAGACGCACTTGAGGAGCAACACCCAGCTGGGAAGGGTGATTGACATTGCCAAGCTCCTCCACATCAGCAGGAGCAAGAGGAAGAGGCGGGACGAGAGGCATCTGTGTGAGAGGCACAACCGGGTCCTGACCCTCTTCTGTGAGGAGGACCTACAGGTGTTGTGTCCGGCGTGCGTGCGACCCCCTGACCACCAGGGCCACTGGGTGAGGCCCGTGGAGGAGGCCGCCTCTCACCATAGGCAAAGGCTCGGCAGTTACATCGAGCCCCTGAAGAAGCAGGTGGCTGATATTCAGAAATTAATAAGCATTCAAAGCAAAAAACCCTTAGAGCTGAAAGAGAAGGTGGAAAACCAAAAGCTGGAACTACTCTCTGAATTTGAGTGCCTGAAGCAATTTCTAGATCGTGATCAAGCCGCAGTTCTTTCTCGGTTAGCTGATGAAGAGAAGGACATTCAGCAGAAACTGAGTGCAAACATAACTGCATTTTCAAACTACATTTCCACCCTCAAAGGTCTGCTGAGTAAAGTAGTAGAGAACAGTGTGCTGTCTGAGGTAGAATTGCTATCACAGATTAAACATTTCTACAAGAAGTCTGAGGATGAGATTAGCCCATCAATCTTTTCGATCCAATTAAGAAGAGAAGGTTGCAGTTTTCCTCCCCAGTACTCTGCTTtgcagaaaattattaaaaaatttggaGTGGACGTGATCCTAGACCCTGAGACGGCACACCCTAACTTGATTGTCTCCgaggataaaaaagatgtgagatttgcaaagagaaaacaaaacgtTCCTTACTTTCCAAAAAGATTTACAACCAACACAGTCGTCCTgggttttccatatttttattccGGCAGGCATTTCTGGGAGGTTGAAGTGGGAGACAAGTCTGAATGGGCTGTTGGGATTTGCAGAGACTCGCTTCCCACAAAGGCCAGGAGATCTCTGTCAGCCTGGCAGGGATGCTGGAGGCTTCAGCTGCAGGGGGATCGATATAATGCAGTGGGAGCTGTTCCAACACTGCTACTGTTAGACGTGAAACCCAGAGGCATTGGCATTTTCTTGGACTATGAGCTGGGTGAGATCTCATTTTATAACATAACTGAGAAATCTCACATCTATACTTTCACTGACACTTTTACTAGACCGCTTAGGCCTTATTTCTATGTAGGACCCGATTCAAAGCCTCTCAGAATCTGTACAGGAACAGATTGTGAATGA